The proteins below are encoded in one region of Asticcacaulis excentricus CB 48:
- the trmD gene encoding tRNA (guanosine(37)-N1)-methyltransferase TrmD, with product MTDLPQHPPETVAAPYRVSVLTMFPEAFPGPLGVSVLGNAQKESGLWTLEPVDIRTFSSDKRGFLDDTPAGGGPGQVLKADVIAKALDSLGADDRPKVYMSARGRRLTQDKVREWSKASGLIVLCGRFEGVDQRVLDARGFEEISVGDAVLAGGESAAMVTIEAVVRLIPGVLGAAESLDTESFEDGLLEHPQYTRPRTFEGLDIPEVLLSGDHKKMAAWKQKQREATTKERRPDLWAAYLSKSQAKGAPKAE from the coding sequence ATGACTGACCTGCCTCAACATCCCCCTGAGACCGTGGCCGCACCCTACCGTGTATCTGTGCTGACCATGTTCCCCGAAGCCTTTCCCGGCCCGCTAGGCGTATCGGTTCTAGGGAATGCCCAAAAAGAATCTGGTCTTTGGACGCTTGAGCCTGTGGACATTCGGACTTTTTCGAGCGATAAGCGCGGCTTTCTTGACGACACCCCTGCCGGGGGCGGTCCAGGACAGGTGCTGAAGGCAGATGTCATTGCCAAGGCGCTGGACAGTCTGGGGGCCGATGACCGGCCGAAAGTCTATATGAGCGCCCGTGGACGGCGGCTTACTCAGGACAAGGTCAGGGAATGGTCGAAGGCTTCGGGTCTGATCGTGCTGTGCGGTCGTTTCGAAGGCGTCGATCAGCGCGTGCTGGATGCACGCGGCTTTGAAGAGATCAGCGTCGGCGACGCCGTCCTTGCGGGCGGAGAGTCCGCGGCGATGGTCACCATAGAGGCGGTCGTGCGGCTCATCCCCGGTGTTCTGGGGGCCGCCGAAAGCCTCGATACCGAGAGTTTTGAGGATGGTCTCCTCGAACACCCGCAGTACACGCGACCGCGGACGTTTGAAGGCCTCGACATCCCCGAAGTGCTTTTGTCCGGCGATCACAAGAAGATGGCCGCGTGGAAGCAGAAACAAAGAGAGGCAACCACGAAGGAACGCAGACCAGACCTCTGGGCGGCGTATCTTTCCAAATCACAGGCAAAAGGCGCTCCCAAAGCGGAGTAA
- a CDS encoding TonB-dependent receptor: MRLSSRCHALPLAVRLLSASALVSVAAGPVWAQEVTEVVVTARKKPESLARAPISVAVITGEQLRRGGAYDLRDAQVLTPSLLITSTANEAQTTARLRGVGTVGDNPGLESSVSVVIDGVVRARTATAMSDLGVVERIEILKGPQTSLFGKGASAGIIQAVTEAPRFTPEQVYEVTAGERGTLAATAYVSGPLADKWAGSLSLVHRQRDGQYRINAGQGPRSETRDGDQNYDSLRGQLLYMDSDRLRVRLIADYTARDENCCTGTVVQVGATAPWINSLASGNGVPTTADVEGRRAFSNRSTAQHIKDGGLSAEVNWRLDSGPTLTSLTASRRFDHRQGYDADFSGADIYYRVPDDFGTRFDTLSQEWRLSGKNGPLDWLTGVYLSSEKVTRRDSYVYGEDYEPYLSLLLSSGASTNRVASLTGLTAGSAYPIGGGARDIHRQTEHNAALFANLDWALTTDVSAVLGLRLNRQTKTLNSAYRNTDGGVGCAAAQSLGSSGLGTLCQSFSNPAFNRLDLTQKMSDDALTGTFKLSWRTTPSLMSYASVARGWKGGGFNLDREQTTTYAADRDTSFRAETVTAYEVGLKGRWWRGRLAFDAAAFRQEFRDFQLNTFLGATFLVTSVPELTSHGIETETRVTLKNGLRLVSGVTWSESQFGSQPVPGLPRLTNARASFAPKWSATLQADYHREWRGLNWGAALDARYNADYNTGSDLAPIKIQGAYTLMNGRLSVANRAETVALDLWGTNLTNETYYQVVFGAPLQSGTFNAFVGQPRTIGLTLRLRQ, encoded by the coding sequence ATGCGTTTGTCCTCCCGCTGTCACGCACTCCCCCTCGCCGTCCGTCTGCTGAGCGCCAGCGCTTTGGTCAGCGTTGCGGCGGGACCTGTGTGGGCACAGGAGGTGACCGAAGTGGTGGTGACAGCGCGCAAAAAGCCTGAGTCGCTGGCGCGCGCGCCGATATCTGTGGCCGTGATTACCGGCGAACAATTGCGCAGAGGTGGCGCCTATGATTTGCGCGATGCGCAGGTGTTAACGCCGTCGCTTCTGATCACCTCCACGGCCAACGAGGCACAGACCACAGCGCGTTTGCGCGGCGTCGGCACGGTTGGCGACAATCCGGGACTGGAGTCATCCGTCAGCGTGGTCATTGACGGCGTGGTGCGCGCCCGCACCGCTACAGCCATGAGCGATCTGGGGGTTGTTGAGCGCATCGAAATCCTCAAAGGGCCCCAGACCAGCCTGTTCGGCAAGGGCGCGTCGGCAGGCATTATTCAGGCCGTTACCGAGGCACCGCGCTTTACGCCGGAACAGGTCTATGAGGTGACGGCGGGCGAACGCGGCACCTTGGCGGCTACCGCCTATGTGTCGGGACCCTTGGCCGACAAATGGGCGGGTTCGCTGTCTTTGGTTCACCGGCAACGCGACGGCCAGTACCGGATCAATGCGGGTCAGGGGCCGCGAAGCGAAACCCGAGACGGCGATCAGAACTATGACTCATTGCGTGGTCAACTCCTATACATGGATTCCGACCGCCTCAGAGTGCGGCTGATTGCCGATTACACGGCGCGCGACGAAAACTGCTGCACCGGCACGGTGGTTCAGGTTGGGGCAACCGCGCCGTGGATCAACAGTCTGGCATCGGGCAACGGCGTGCCCACCACCGCCGATGTCGAAGGCCGCCGCGCCTTCAGCAACCGCTCAACCGCTCAGCATATCAAGGATGGCGGCTTGTCGGCGGAGGTCAACTGGCGGCTCGACAGCGGCCCGACCCTGACCAGTCTCACAGCATCACGTCGCTTTGATCACCGACAGGGCTATGATGCCGACTTTTCCGGAGCCGACATATATTACCGCGTCCCGGATGATTTCGGCACGCGCTTTGATACACTCAGTCAGGAATGGCGGCTGTCCGGGAAAAACGGCCCGCTCGACTGGCTGACCGGCGTCTATCTGTCGTCGGAAAAGGTGACGAGACGCGACTCCTACGTCTATGGCGAAGACTATGAGCCCTATCTCAGTCTGCTGCTGTCCAGCGGCGCTTCGACCAACCGCGTCGCCAGCCTGACGGGTCTGACAGCAGGCAGCGCCTATCCCATCGGTGGTGGCGCTCGCGACATTCACCGCCAGACGGAACATAATGCCGCTCTGTTCGCCAATCTCGACTGGGCCCTGACGACAGATGTGTCAGCGGTACTGGGTCTGCGCCTCAACCGTCAGACTAAGACGCTGAACTCCGCCTATCGCAATACGGATGGCGGCGTTGGCTGCGCGGCGGCACAGAGTTTGGGTTCGTCAGGCCTCGGTACGCTGTGTCAGTCCTTTTCCAACCCGGCCTTCAACCGTCTCGACCTGACCCAAAAGATGTCAGACGATGCCTTAACCGGCACTTTCAAGCTGAGCTGGCGGACCACGCCTTCTCTCATGAGCTATGCGTCAGTCGCACGCGGCTGGAAGGGTGGCGGTTTCAATCTTGACCGCGAACAGACGACGACCTATGCGGCCGATCGCGACACGTCCTTCCGTGCGGAAACCGTCACCGCCTATGAGGTCGGGCTAAAAGGCCGCTGGTGGCGCGGGCGTTTGGCCTTCGATGCCGCCGCCTTCCGTCAGGAGTTCCGCGATTTTCAGCTCAACACTTTTCTGGGGGCGACCTTCCTCGTCACTTCGGTGCCGGAACTGACGTCGCACGGCATTGAAACGGAAACGCGCGTGACGCTTAAAAACGGTCTGCGTCTGGTCAGCGGCGTTACCTGGTCTGAGAGCCAGTTCGGATCGCAGCCCGTACCTGGCCTGCCGCGCCTGACCAATGCCCGCGCCTCGTTTGCCCCCAAATGGTCCGCGACGCTTCAGGCCGATTACCACCGCGAATGGCGCGGACTGAACTGGGGGGCGGCGCTCGATGCGCGCTATAATGCCGACTACAATACCGGTTCTGATCTCGCTCCCATCAAGATTCAGGGTGCCTATACGTTGATGAATGGTCGACTGAGTGTGGCGAACCGCGCTGAGACGGTGGCGCTCGACCTGTGGGGGACGAATCTGACCAATGAGACCTATTATCAGGTGGTCTTCGGTGCGCCTCTGCAGTCGGGGACCTTCAACGCCTTTGTGGGCCAACCGCGCACCATTGGCCTGACGCTGCGTTTGCGGCAGTAA
- a CDS encoding response regulator yields MSSFSRVLALVVDDNHYMRVIVCTMLRAMGITHIREASDGAEALEIVRDWRPDVIICDLVMETLDGIEMTRLIRTGSDSPHPYVPIIMMTGHTDRSHVLAARDAGVNEFVAKPLTARALIDRMKSVIDNERAWVKSASYTGPDRRRRKSPDYRGPFRRASDKAENS; encoded by the coding sequence GTGAGTAGCTTTTCGCGTGTTCTGGCGCTGGTCGTTGACGATAACCACTACATGCGGGTTATTGTCTGCACTATGTTGCGCGCCATGGGGATCACACATATCCGCGAAGCGTCCGATGGCGCCGAAGCACTGGAAATTGTGCGTGACTGGCGGCCCGACGTCATTATTTGCGACCTCGTTATGGAAACGTTGGATGGCATAGAAATGACGCGCCTGATCCGTACCGGTTCCGACAGCCCCCACCCTTACGTACCCATCATAATGATGACCGGCCACACGGACCGCTCGCATGTGCTGGCAGCGCGCGATGCGGGGGTAAATGAGTTTGTGGCCAAGCCGCTAACGGCGCGCGCCCTGATCGACCGCATGAAAAGCGTGATCGATAACGAACGGGCGTGGGTTAAATCGGCCAGCTATACCGGCCCCGACCGCCGCCGCCGCAAAAGCCCGGATTACCGGGGTCCGTTCCGTCGGGCCTCAGACAAGGCTGAAAACAGTTAG